The genomic DNA CCCCTGGTGATGCTCACCTGTGGCTTGCTGGTGCTCATCCTGCTCGCCGCACCGCCGCGCAAACCCCCTCGCGGCCCACATGAAGAGCCACTCCTTCCCCGCCAGGACGTCCTGCGGCTGGTCGGTCGAGGGTACATCCAGCTGATGGCGGATTACTTTTGGATCCAGCTCGTGCAGGCCACGGGCCGGGCCTGGGACGCGGCGGAATACCGGGACATCTTTCCCTACGCCAACCTCATCACCGATCTGGACCCCCAGTTCCGCATGGTCTACGGGTTCGCCGCGGGAGTGATTCCCACCAACCTGGGTCGCGAGACGTGGGTGAACACCCGGGAGTCCACCCAGTTGCTGCGCAAGGGCCTCAAGCTGTTTCCCGATGATCTCAAGATGAACATGCTGCTCGCCTACAACTTGAGCACCTACGAGCATCAGTACCAGGAGGCCGCCGAGGTCACCGCCCACGCAGCGAAGCTGCCCGGTGCCCCGTCCTACCTGTCCGCGCTCGCCACACGGCTCTATGCCCAATCCGGACAGGTGGACGCGGGATTGGCGCTGGCCCAATCCCTGGCGGATTCGGCCGAGGACGCCACCACGCGAGAGACCTTCCTGCAGCG from Melittangium boletus DSM 14713 includes the following:
- a CDS encoding tetratricopeptide repeat protein, which gives rise to MKVRSFWPPLVMLTCGLLVLILLAAPPRKPPRGPHEEPLLPRQDVLRLVGRGYIQLMADYFWIQLVQATGRAWDAAEYRDIFPYANLITDLDPQFRMVYGFAAGVIPTNLGRETWVNTRESTQLLRKGLKLFPDDLKMNMLLAYNLSTYEHQYQEAAEVTAHAAKLPGAPSYLSALATRLYAQSGQVDAGLALAQSLADSAEDATTRETFLQRVRDLEMERELRRVDTAIAEFRDTFGTVPPDIRTLSWLGYLREPPHDPKGGGFFIGNDGRAYSFTQQRRLEVFTPDNRGVNFLAPMEQ